In Miscanthus floridulus cultivar M001 chromosome 5, ASM1932011v1, whole genome shotgun sequence, one genomic interval encodes:
- the LOC136453650 gene encoding photosystem II 22 kDa protein 1, chloroplastic-like: MAQSMLMSTSVNGGRALPSLQAGRPAPYPRLPLPSSSGYRHSKSVSVKTLALFGKSKVKTAPSKKAAAPKPEPKVEDGIFGTSGGIGFTKENELFVGRVAMLGFAASLLGEAITGKGILAQLNLETGIPIYEAEPLLLFFILFTLLGAIGALGDRGRFVDEDVTGLDKAVIQPGKGFRGALGLSEGGPLFGFTKSNELFVGRLAQLGVAFSIIGEIITGKGALAQLNIETGVPINEIEPLVIFNVLFFFVAAINPGNGRFIIGEGEEE; the protein is encoded by the exons ATGGCGCAGTCCATGCTCATGTCGACCAGCGTCAACGGCGGCCGCGCGCTGCCGTCGCtgcaggccggccggccggcgccaTACCCGCGGCTACCGCTGCCGTCGTCGTCGGGCTACAGGCACTCCAAGTCCGTCTCCGTGAAGACCCTCGCCCTGTTCGGCAAATCCAAGGTCAAGACCGCGCCGTCGAAGAAG GCTGCTGCGCCCAAGCCCGAGCCGAAGGTCGAGGATGGTATCTTCGGCACGTCCGGCGGGATCGGTTTCACCAAGGAGAACGAGCTGTTCGTCGGCCGTGTCGCCATGCTTGGCTTTGCC GCATCGCTACTTGGAGAGGCCATCACCGGGAAAGGCATCCTTGCCCAGCTGAACCTGGAGACGGGCATCCCCATCTATGAGGCGGAGCCcctgctcctcttcttcatcctctTCACCCTCCTTGGCGCCATCGGCGCTCTCGGGGACCGTGGTAGGTTCGTCGACGAGGACGTCACCGGCCTGGACAAGGCCGTCATCCAACCCGGCAAGGGCTTCCGCGGCGCCCTCGGCCTCAGCGAGGGag GGCCGCTGTTTGGGTTCACCAAGTCGAACGAGCTGTTCGTGGGGCGGCTAGCGCAGCTGGGCGTGGCCTTCTCCATCATCGGCGAGATCATCACGGGGAAGGGCGCGCTGGCGCAGCTCAACATCGAGACGGGGGTGCCCATCAACGAGATCGAGCCGCTCGTCATCTTCaacgtcctcttcttcttcgtcgccGCCATCAACCCCGGCAACGGCAGGTTCATCATCGGCGAAGGCGAAGAAGAGTAG